In the genome of Oncorhynchus masou masou isolate Uvic2021 unplaced genomic scaffold, UVic_Omas_1.1 unplaced_scaffold_14952, whole genome shotgun sequence, one region contains:
- the LOC135531028 gene encoding cyclin-dependent kinase 5 activator 1-like, with product MGTVMSISLRKKAVLFQDGPDTVGHLMEVQTGKSAKDKTLKRYSPWRRIVKKKSSRKVQAHENTNQNNIADLSNENLEKSQSCDKLSTQDQSTPAISNSSNNAASLVMKAPLSNSNTAPDTPQMVTVQDLDAPRRLVMVHATTGELLRCLGEFLCRRCYRLQDMSSMDPVLWLRVVDRYLLDNCYQSQSCINPAAVVFLYMLCREAVSSEVATLHELHAVLLTCLYTTCSYIGNEIAYPLKPFLVDTCRQTFWIRCMTMTKLMSVKMLQMNTDPNFFSQVFADLKNESQKEEKKSRLLSGVYSTQ from the coding sequence ATGGGAACCGTAATGTCTATCTCGCTCCGCAAGAAGGCAGTCCTCTTCCAAGATGGGCCGGACACTGTGGGCCACTTGATGGAAGTCCAGACCGGTAAGAGCGCAAAAGACAAGACTCTGAAGCGCTACTCACCATGGAGGCGGATTGTGAAGAAGAAGAGCTCCAGGAAGGTGCAGGCCCACGAGAACACCAACCAAAACAACATTGCCGATCTGAGTAATGAGAACCTGGAGAAGTCTCAGTCCTGTGACAAGCTGTCCACCCAGGACCAGAGCACTCCAGCCATCTCCAACAGCTCCAACAACGCCGCCTCGTTGGTCATGAAGGCCCCCTTATCCAACTCAAACACGGCCCCCGACACGCCCCAGATGGTGACCGTCCAGGATCTCGACGCTCCCAGGAGGCTGGTGATGGTCCACGCTACAACCGGCGAGCTGCTGCGCTGTCTGGGTGAGTTCCTGTGCCGGCGCTGCTACCGGCTCCAGGACATGTCTTCCATGGACCCGGTGCTGTGGCTGCGGGTGGTGGACCGTTATCTGCTGGACAACTGCTATCAGAGCCAGAGCTGCATCAATCCGGCTGCTGTGGTCTTCCTCTACATGCTGTGCCGCGAGGCGGTTTCCTCCGAGGTGGCAACCTTGCACGAGCTGCATGCCGTGCTGCTCACCTGCCTCTATACGACCTGCTCCTACATCGGCAACGAGATCGCCTACCCCCTGAAACCCTTCCTGGTTGACACCTGCAGGCAGACCTTCTGGATCCGCTGCATGACCATGACCAAGCTGATGAGTGTCAAGATGCTCCAGATGAACACAGACCCTAACTTCTTCTCCCAGGTGTTTGCTGACTTGAAGAACGAGAgccagaaggaggagaagaagagccgcCTGCTCAGCGGTGTGTACAGCACTCAGTGA